Genomic DNA from Pseudomonadota bacterium:
GCCGCGCTTGCGCTCGGGAGTCCAACGCGCTTCGGCAACATGGCCGCCCCCCTCAAGTATTTTCTCGACGGGACATCGGATCTGTGGGTGTCGGGCGCGTTGATCGGCAAACCGGCGGCTGTCTTTACCTCCACATCCAGCCAGCACGGCGGGCAAGAAAGCACCTTGCTTTCGATGATGCTTCCGTTATTGCACCACGGAATGCTGGTGCTAGGCTTACCCTACGGCGAGCCCGCGCTCATGCGCAGCGCGAGCGGGGGCACACCGTACGGCGCAAGCCATGTTGCGGGCACCGATAGCGATCGCCCGATCACCGGCGATGAGCACGAGCTTTGTGTCGCCCTCGGCCGGCGCCTCGCTCAGACGGCCCTCCGCCTACGACAGGCCCTGGACTCATAGATATCAACCGGGTGCGTTCGAGTCGGGCTGCGCTGAAACGTACAGCGTTTGAAAGCTGGCATACGCGGCGCAGAAAGTGACCGGCATCAGCACTAAAAGCCCAAGGCCCATGGGAATCATCGCCGCGATGGCCAGTCCGATGAAGATGCCCATGAAGGCCGCAAACGCGCGCCAGTGCCTCGCGCAGGTCTCAAAGCTATTCATCATGGCGTCAAACGCATCGCTCCCGGCAAACATGATCGCGGGACAGGAGTACAGCAAGGCCATCGTCGCTAAGGTAAGGATCATTAACAAGAGCACGCAGCGCAAGAGTAGATTGATCACGATCGCCACGATCCCGCTGCTCGCATCGGTCCGCAATAGCGACTCAGTCGTTGAATACAGACTCGGATCCACAATCGCCACGGCATGAAGAAAAACGTATGCGGCTAAGGTGATGACGCCCAGCATGAGCAGCGGCAGGCGCTTGGTCTTATCGGTAAGGCCGATGAAGAAACGGTTCATGGCAAGCGGCCGTCCCTGTTCCATCTCGGCGGCTTGGTATAGAAACCCGGCGTAAAGCGCGGGATTGATCATCCACCAAGCGACGCGGCCGAGAATCGGGATCTGCCAAAGAAAAATCGCCAATAGCACCCACAGGAAAGTGTACAAAATCCACGTCGAAGGGTTGATTAAGAACAGCCGCCAGCCCGCTTTATACCAAGACCACGCTTGTTTACCTGGCCCCATCGTTGTTGTTGTCATACTGCCTCCGTGATCATCGACGATCCAACACAGCCCGC
This window encodes:
- the wrbA gene encoding NAD(P)H:quinone oxidoreductase is translated as MIEVLVLFYSRHGNVAEMARLVARGIDGVPNCQARLRTVPAVSAVCEASEDLIPEHGPPYATRDDLVECAALALGSPTRFGNMAAPLKYFLDGTSDLWVSGALIGKPAAVFTSTSSQHGGQESTLLSMMLPLLHHGMLVLGLPYGEPALMRSASGGTPYGASHVAGTDSDRPITGDEHELCVALGRRLAQTALRLRQALDS